In Scomber japonicus isolate fScoJap1 chromosome 20, fScoJap1.pri, whole genome shotgun sequence, the genomic window aaaatacaaaaaacttaTTTTCTCAGTGGTATCAAGCCCCTAACACTGAAATACTGTAGTTTCATTGACATCGTTTTAAGGAAACAAtgtctttgtttaatttttatttaaactattttctACAGTGCCTGCTAACGGCGAGTTGTGTTGAGAAACTGGGACACTGAAATCTTAGAGACACATACCTCAAAACGTGGCCTAATTAAACCACAATTATAGTTTATGTGAATATTATTTGGTTTCATTAGTCttctgtgataataaactgacTATCTTTAGGTTGTAGACTGTGAgatgggacaaaacaagacattttaggttgcaTCTGGGACTTTAGAAAATGgtcattgacatttttcaccaaacaaataactgattaattgagaaaataattcaCAGATTGATTAATAATCACTAGTTGAAACCCTAGATGACAGACATTTTCAGATGGCATTCTTGGTGGAGAAATTGTGTCAAGTCATCCCTAGAGAAAGACAATGGGTTTATCACACatcatttctttcatctgtgtttttaaaagatgaaaactAATTTTCCCTGAGACTTAGGGTCACAGCATTCTGCAGAAAGACCAAAAGAAactcagaaaagaaaaaaaaaaaacactgagaacTGAAACCTTGTGCAACGTAAGCTCATCAGGATTTTGGCTCATTAAAAGGATTTAGAATCTTGTCCAAGGAGACTGAGTCCATACCCTTCTTGTAGGCGCAGCCCTGGCAGTAATGTGACCCCGACTGATGAACTGAGCTCTTGCAGATCCTACAGGTAGCAAAGCCCGTCTTGCTGTAAGGGTCAAACCTGTGAGGGAGATGCATTAGAGATGTTTTACAGCAGCACAGCTCAAGGGAATACATTAATATGCTGAATGCTAATGTGCAACCATAAGAGAGAGTGGATAAAAGCTACTTTTTCCTGACCTCATGTAGCGAAAGCAGAgatgaaaatgttaatattagcTCACAAACAAGGTATTAAGTCCCATGATATAACACGTAGATTAGGGCAGGGCAATACGAACAAAATCTTTTTCAATAACGTCTCATTCTATATCTTATATCGAAATATCTTAAAAACTCGACATACCGCCCAGCCCCAACTTGGATTTAGAGTCGTTCTTTGCCGAGCTACTCACCTGGCTTTCTTTGAAGTCAGCATCTTGTTCTCATTTAGCTTGCGTCCACCGCTCTCTGAGATAAAGATGCAGAAAGAACGCcataaaaaacatcatcataatattaacattacattacaatatgtcacataaaaacacttgaagaaacagaaatagtttgaaagacatgtATGTCAGTGATGGGGACCAAAATCCAAAATGTTTCCACAGTTAGTTTGTattaaaagaataagaaaaagaataactATTTATTCTATTATCTTGGACACATCCACAGGACTCGTGGGAATGCTGGGTCTCTATAACTTAAATTTAAGTGTTTGGTCTAGACCTACTCTATGTGAAAcatgccttgagattacttttgttgttaattggcgctatataaatgaagattgattgatttgaagtGTAACACAGactcaaataaatacatttgtattcaactcaggggcgattctaggatcagacctttaggggggctcagctcctaatgagaatctGACATACAATGCCCGGCAACCAAACCCCCTGCTAAACTACTAATTTCAGTGGATAATTTAAATCACTACAAGACATATTAATACATAATAGTGTGGTGTGctatagtgtataataataatggtccagaataaacaatcacagatttctacagagaggaccctaAAATAGTTAATGAACTCTGAAGGAAagacaatattaatgacagaactatccaaagtacattaaatcatttgaacctgtagcataagtGTTTATCCCATctctaaaagaaaaacattgccACTCAGTTGACCTGTTGTATTTCGTGCTCCATCCTTCCAGGTGTCAGGGGTGATGACTTTTCCGAGCTTCTTCTCGCCTGTAACACACAAATAGTCAACCAATATTAGTTTACTGATGTTTAATGTTGTGTATTTGCTTCATAGGAAACCACACTTCAGACTAACACTTAGTACGgagcacagaaacacaacataaGGCTAACGTAGCAGTCTTCgctaaaattataataaaaaagggTCATGATTTGGAGATAGAGAGCATCTAAGTAGTATCATACTTACACTTCTCACAAACCATCTTTCCCTCTTTTAGCCCGTTGTAAACTGGGCTTTTAGACGGCAAGTCAAAACAAATTTAACAAGCTAAATGTTAGCCTGCTAGGTCAATGTTTGTAAACTTCCggttgtttccttcctcttgctCCAACACGCACGGATTTTGATTGGTCAAACCACGACAATCTCACATTTGATTGGCTATGACTTCTGTCCGTTAGAGAAGGTCCCAGTAAAACGTCCAATTGCCTTCTGTGATTGGTTAACGCGATGgctttgtttttgtcatgtaaGGGTCACATTTTTGGTGAATGCACATactggtatttatttatttttaatatttggtGGCATTAACTCTAGGTTCTGGGAATTGTTTTGCTAGTTACTCTACATTTGTGTGGCTTATATCAGAAATATTATGGTGTTACCCTCTCCCGGTGAGAAGTTTATAGGCATCCTTTTATTTAAGAATTGAACTGGCATAAAAACTGGTTATAAATATTggtaatacattaataaatacattataaattattataaaagtAAACTAGTGATCTCTTCTTCCGTTTTGTTTCAGCTCAGCTTGCGTTTGCGATATTAGACTTTTATTATGAAGGCCAAACGGAAGCTGTTTACGCTCCATGTTTACGGAAGAAAGGTCGCCGCTTAAGATCTCGCGAGAGTGACagttttaacccaaaccataatCGTTCCCTACGCCAAACgaagtgtttttttgtgcctaaacctaatcaGGATCATAACCACCGCGTTGtcacataataaaacataattatttttgtaCAATACATACACTGAAGAAACAACTTGTGCAAATCTCGCGAGAGTTTCGCAAATCCAGGCAAACAACCTACACACGGTTGTCATTCATGGGAAGCTCCGCTCCATGCAGCCGGtcttaatttaatattttaaagcctttatttgtttgtttgtttgtttttgtcatacTCTTGTGTAGTAGACGGATAAAGTCACCATCATGTGGGACCATGAAATCAGAGCCATGGCGTCCACTCACGCTATCATCGCCGCCTCGGTGTTCATGGCCACCGTCCTACCTGCCGTGGTCATGCCTGGCTTCTCGGTGTACGGAGCTCACCTGCTGTGGATCTACTCGGTGTCCGCTGCGGTGACCGCGGTCAGTGTCGCCGTCTTCTGGCTGCTCGGCATCACACCGCCCACCAAGAAGCACACTGTGGGATACAAGGTGAGCTAAAGCAATGTGTGGAGGTGTCTGAGGGGGACAAGCTGCTAGACAAttcaatataaatacatttattgaagtactgtactcaagtaGCCTGCACGTGTGAGGTACTTtgactttacttgagtatttagaTTTGCGGCTGAAAATACAGATGAAGAGTTGACACAGTGGATAGTAGCTATATAACAAGCTTCTAAAATACAGCagattgttaaagatgaaaccagtggacgtcttacaaaaagcagtgtgtagtcagggtcacatttcacaTGTCTTTGAGGTCTTAACAGCTcaaccaaatagtgatttttccctctaaacttctcacatggtttcatttcaataaatttTCAAgtgatccaatatttcaaaaATCGAAGATTAGAAAATAgtctaaaaactgaaaacagatctGCGTATCAGAactacttctttcctctcccattaatcatctcaccacccctcacatttatctgctgaccctttggaggggccccacccctaggttgggaaccactggactaaactatctaactgtatataaagtagtttagctccacctccagcagcttcaacagcaacatgctgctctaacactgatgcttcactattaataatctaatgatgtcatataataGTATATcaactttactgtaatacttgatttttaaaaatcgatATGGCCCAGACACACCCAGCAGAGACCTGCTCTCtactagtttttattttatagaaataaaagaaatagaaatTAAAGGTGAATTGTAGTAAATACTTAATGTTTTGGCTTTGAACCAGGACAATTTCTCAACAAAAGGAACGTTTCCTAGTTTAAGAAATGTCATCATATCTAGCTATAAAAGGCTTCATTTGTTAGTCTTCacttgttgtttttaacatcattattcactttctctctgcagctgtccaaGCTGGTTCGTTCCTGTCTCTACTTCTTCCTGTCGTGCCTGTTCTTCCACACTGTGCTGGTTCTCTACGGAGCTCCACTGATCGAGTGAGTAGCTGGTGTTGCTCTTGAGCTGTACTCATGTGTGTACTTTACAGAAACAGAATAATGAGTGACAAACCTTCAATAGTATCACCTGttacacaaaataaacacatgaaccaCTGCTTGCACTGTGCATTCATCAGTAATATTGAAAGTGGCTACATAAATTTGCACAtcctgatacacattttttcatctttgttAGGTTTTACACAATTTAACTGGTCAGTTATTATTATCACAGCCATTTTTATAATTCTTTGCTGCATCGACAAAGATTCTACTACAAAATGAGACAAGACTTTATTGATACCCAGAGGGGGAATTTACATTTTGCAGCAGTGTAGGAAACAAGGTAACAGAACAGCAAGTCAAGTAAATGAAATTCAATCCATTACAAACATTATACACATAACAGTATTAGGCACCATGACCTGACTGTGGGTGGTAAAAATACAAAAGTTGTCCAACATAAGTCCAGAAGTAATGGTTCTGGTAGACAAAGATAttatatatgtttgtatgtttgtatgtatgtatgtatgtatgtatgtatgtatgtatgtatgtatgtataggtGAAGTAAAGgatataaaacaaatgtaaaatgctGTAGTGTTACCTACATACTCTATACTGTATGGATTATcagtcaaaagtctggacaCACTCCCCCCACTCATTTCAATGAGAAAGTTTGTCCAGactacacacgcacacacacacgcacacgcacacgcacacacacatacatacatacatacatacatacatacatacatacatacatattcacCAGATGGAGGATTTGAGATTCATTTATAATGATAATTCAAATCATTTGTAGTCACTTTATGCTACTCACAAAGACAAATATTACAAAGAGATTAATAAGTAGTATAAGTCATAAGCTGAGGAAAGATGCTGCTCTGTAGTCTGTTGTATAGTTGTATATGTAAAACTTTGCACTGCTCTAAAGCGATACAGTGCTTTTTAACCGCAGTGTTATTTGGTGCTTTGAgcctctgtttttctgtgttttgccAGATTTGCCTTAGAAACTTTCTCCTTAGCTGTGCTGCTGACCTCTCTAACCACACTGAGATGTCTCTGTGTGCTCGGCCCCAACGTCCAGGCTTGGATACGAGTGTTCAGTCGCCACGGGTAAGCCTGAAATCGCTTTTTCTGTTCTATAGTGGAGAAACTTTAATGACTGGAGGAGCAAAGAAGAACCCCTCTCAAGCAGTTGATGGGTGTCTTAATGTACATGGACAGACAAGAGTATCATGGTTGTAGGCTTATCTTAGAATAATCTGTGTTCAATATTACAGATGTAAGAAGAGGCTGatgatttgctgttttattcaatctaaaaaaaagtctctttaaGTGTCTATACATTGAATGTAACTGTTCTCGCTTTGCTTCATCTTTGTTTCCAGAGCCATGTCTGTGTGGGACACCTGTCTACAGATTACAGTGGCCTGCACATTGGTAGGGGCCTGGCTCGGAGCCTTCCCTATACCTCTGGACTGGGACAGGCCTTGGCAGGTCAGCACACACTGGAAATTCCCCACGAGGGTTTTTTTATCCTCATAATGTGACAGCAGTACAAGCACAATGTATTAATGAGTACAGACAGCTCTATTTTGTGGTCATTCATGCCACTTGGTCAGAGCCCCACAGAGGAGTCAcaagataaatgtgaggggttgGGAGATGATGAAGAGAAAAGTAGAGACACTTTGTTGCTCCAAGTTCTTGGTTAGACTTTTTTTGGGGTCttaataaatcttttttttaaatgtgcacataGACAGAGCTTTGTTTTCaggttaaaatgtttaaaagtgtgTCTCTAATAACTTGTTGTACCTTTTGCACAAGCTTGAAACAGTAATAGGAGTTTTGAATGTCTTTTTACTTACTGCACAGTCTCCACTAAAAGTATTAAACACAATCTATAAAGAGTGAACTTGCCCAGGCTTTACATTTCAACTCTTTTACTATTGTAtccattaatttatttaattatttagatttttttgacaaaaagagagaaaagattaGAATTATAACTCTGATGGGAGCACTTCATAAAATGACTGGAGGAGATGAAAATTAGATGTAGACTGTGGTAATTGGGGCATAACTCTAGATaatgctgtatttttttcttttagaagtTCCTCTTTAAATGAACTGAACTTTAAAATGAGACAGACATGTTCTCGTGGGTGAAATAAAAGATGTCTCATAGTTTAGTTCCTTTTGTTCCATCAGAGTGATGGTGAAGTGTTTAATCATAGTTTGATCACCAGACTTACTTGTCTCACTTCTTCTAGGTTTGGCCTGTTTCCTGCAGCCTGGGCGGTATGATTGGCTTCCTGACGGGGCTCGTTGCTGCTCCGGCGTGGATCCACTATCATCGTAAACAGCTTACCTACAAGTGCAAGTGATGGACagatgtgtatatatctatgtgtgtgcatttgaaTGTGACCAAGAGTGTGTTTCTTGTAttcctttgactttttttcacattatttatTAGGAACGTTCGCTCCATTTTCTGCCTGTaggaaaaaagtttttttttattaatgaagGCTGAATATGTTCCTGAAGATTTCTGACATCAATAAAAGGATTACTTCTGTAACACTGTGCACTTTTTGGGGGGCGATTATAGCAGAGATTTCCTCAGTGTCAGTAATTTGTTTTTGagagaatgaataaaaaaaaaggctcaagCCTGTAGGTGGAGCTGTTGGATCACCAttcgtatatgtgtgtgtggcaactgtgtgtgtgtgtgtgtgtacaggcaGGCGAGagagtttaaataaaaagaagaaattgagCCTCACACTCATTTGCAAAGTAATACAAAGTAATCAGTATTATGGTTGGGTGGTCATTTATTGAGCTACTCAGTGGGGAAAGTTAGAAAGTTTAAGACAAAGTGTAAACTTACTACAAAGTGTTCTTCTattctggcacacacacacacacgcacacacacacacacacactgctctgctGCACCTGAAGCTGACTACTGATGAATACTGTTCCTTTTTAAACAATCATTAATCTTGCTCCAAATCTATTTCAACACGCTCCTCCCTCTCCAGCTCCCTTTCTCATTCCACCTTTTCATGTCCTCAGGCAACCATGTTGATTTACTCTCATTTTAGGGACATTAATTTTCCTCCTTTCATGCCGCCCACATCTCTTGTTCTCCATCCCAGCCAGTAACCACAGTGAAAGTTACATTTTCTGCATTGCAGTGTCAAATAGTTGTTGTTTACGGGCAGAATAGAGACATGTAGTACAGCGCTTTGCTTTATTATATTCaagaaaaaagctaaatatggGGTAAAAACATGGAATTGAGTCATCTCTGCAATGTGAAATTTGTTGTCTGGTGTTATTGGCATTGTTGGACAGTTTGAGTGTGACTGTGCCATGTTACTGGGAGGTTCAGTGGAGAGTAGAGTTTCATCCAGCAGTGACTGACAGAGGAATCAGACAaagacaaggcaaggcaaggcagttttatttatatagcgcatttcatacacaatgacaactcaatgtgctttacataaaacaaacatttaacagtaagaattggaaataaatgTGGAGATGACTCTCAGTGCTGCAGTCTGAACTGATCTGAGACCAGCtccactgtcacacacacacacagtcaagtCCATCATCATCCCTGTGTGTTCCTCTGGATCTGACAGAGTATCATCAGTGTATCTGGACTGCTTTGCTACTGCTCTGTCCTTCAACACAGTCTCTGCAAACACACCGAGACTCCTCCACTCAAccacctcctccatcctcctcctggACCTGAGTCTGGAATTTGGACCATCTGGATCATCTTCAGCAAGGGGTCTGTTTAGAAAGACCTCCTGCCTTTCTACTTTCAATCATGTGACCATCTGTAGGCTATCTGTTGAAACCGGAGTGACACTGCAGATTATTACAGAATCACTTTGCACTACATCTATTAGTTTACAGGATTTATAATATGGCATCTgaatttactttaaaatgacttAGTTTGTAGGAAATCAGCCACTGTGActgatatataaatgtaattaattagaTCAATACTAAAGCATCAttgtgtaagcagcatgttactgttgtagctgctggggGTGGAGCTACTttgtatacagttagctagtttagatGTCTAGCTGTCcggatgaggaaggaagtgattttgtttttttggtgtgaGGGAGTCTTGTGTCATTAAAATGAGTCCATCTGTTTTCTGCAGTATGTGACATGATGTGTACAGTAGTGgtcatatttatcattatttacagACAGCACAGTTCATTGGTGCTGTCGTAGTGTTCAGACCACATCTTGGATTCTGTagtgaaaatgttttatccTCCTGGAGCCGCTTAAAATTGACTAAAACCCAAATATAGCCATTTAAATTGTCTTGTGTAATTGTGATCAACAGTACAGTGCCCCCTGCTGGAATCATATGCAAATATAAGAAAAAGCTGATCTCATATTTATTACTTCGATctattaatcattaatattcatgtcTTAAAGCAGACACAGACATTAATTTGTGTGAAGTCATGGTGATGTTTCGTATCATTTATCAGAGGACAAATAGTTTGGCTTCTTGCACAACAGACATTTTCAGCGCTGTAATAAACCATACACTGTGCTTGTTTATTTACTGGAAACTGATATGTGACGATGAATTAAATATCGGTGAAAGCAGGACCAGTATTATTTAAAAGTCTTATTATATTAAGATCTTATTTGTTCTGTACAGTTGGGTAGCCTATATGTAGTGTCCACGTCTGAAGAGCTGCTCAACAGCATTTTCAGCCCCTGAAGCATTTTGTGGTAATAGTTTGGGTCTGCTGTGCTCagctgctccctcctctcctctcctctcctctctcctcttctctactGCCTCATCATCTATCTGCCTCTCCATCTTCTCCAGGATCTCTAACCTTTTGGTGTCATTGGTTGCTCACTGCTGAGCCCTGATCTCTGCCAAATCTTCAATGAACCTGTGTCTGCACAGAGGAAGGAGCATTACACTGACCAATGAGGGAGAATtcaatgactgtgtggacactgtggattttggcagTCATCATTTActctgaaagcacatttgaaggagatcttttaatagtcagtatgaacaggaggaatggttACAGCAGAGGAAAACCACTTTCACTGTTCCTATGGATACCTTACTGTTGATTTAAGACGGATTTGAAAAGCTATGAACCTGTCGTTGCCctggaggaaaaagagaaaagagggaaaaatcacattttcaaaaaCGATAGAGAATTATAAAGCCTTTTACAGAACTTACACTTTCAACACCAATCAGCACACCTTTTTCATGCTtcaatctctccatctctcaatTTGACCTCACGTTGTTATCTCCATTACCCTTGATCTCCATGCTTTTTCTATTTTCCACCTTGGctcagttattacattattacttGTGGAGAGAACAGAAGAAGTAGCAAGTTGGGCCCTTGGAGAGCAAAGGATGTGATCGAGTTGATTTCATTCTGACCCAAGCTAAAACTCACCCTGCCATCACCTCTGGGCCTTTTTGTAGTGTGATTGTATATTTTTAGAGGAGCTAAGATGATTCATACATGTCACATCTGGTGGTTTTCAAATGAGGTGTTCTTATGGGCGTAATCGATGTACTCTGTGGACAGAAATCTGGATGGAGTTGCTTTGTTCGTGTCTTCAATTCcacttgtgtttgtttcatctgCGAGACAAGCACAAGACCATTTGCTCTCTCGCAGTACGCACACACAAAAGCTGCTGCTCCACAAATTGCTCTCCTCATTCAATCTCAGagaactttatttattcattatttgttcTCAGGCTGTGCTATTGAGGCAGAGCATTGTGAGGAGAAGTAATTTGTCACTCCCCacacctcctctctcccctgtcTCTCCCGCAAGGCGGTTGTAGCCAGAGCTGTTTTGTTTCTGCATTGTTCCTCCATTGTAGTAGAAACAGACATAAGGTACTCTGAGTTAACATTCAATGTCGACTCTCTGTAGTTTCACCCAAAATTAAACCTGCCCTTTTAAACAATAGTATTGACTCAAATGACTGATGATTAACATCCAACTCTGCAGCTCTAAACGACTTTAAAGGTTGCGCTTACTCGTTTTGATTTTACAGCCTGCAAATCTGATGTAAGGTTCAGTCTCACAACTCTTAATATCTCCATCTGTAGCAAGCAACCATTTGCAAGGTGGTTCGCAAACCCACCAGAGGTCCCTAAGCCAAAAGGTGAATAATCCATTTTGACTATAATTCCACCCATAGGTAACACAATGTAGGAATGTATAACTACTTTGTCTGTGgatttcatacactttctgttatatatcatatatcagaTGGGCTCtatggtctaatttgtgtcagtttagagATTCTTGATGTGAAAAAAGTTGCTGTGCTGGCTTACTGTACGCTATCCAGCACCACACTGCAGACTCACAAATGAAGAATCTTTCTGCAGAAGAAATTGAGGAAACAAGCTAAAGAGACAggtatttttctcaggagtgGGTGGAAATATACCCAAGTGAAAAGCAGTGTGAATACTGGAGTTGGATTTGTCTGATGCAACACAAtgccaaatgaatgctaatgttgctctgcgTCAAGTTGATGTGAAAGTAGTTTGCAAACAGGTCAACTAGAAACATTTTATAAGCCAGGGTATGTATGGTGTTGGCTATCAGTTTGTTCTGCTGTTTCTCTGCCCCTATAGAGACGGAGACCTGGTTAATGCAGCTttacaattaaaggaaaaaacacattttggataTTTGTATCTTAGTCTACAAGTAGGGACAGTGGTTagcctaaagtaaaacattgatttaccatttttattttttgtgactTACAATAGCATAGCATTTAGAAATAGACAGCTTATCTCAAAACACACACCTTCCTTAATTTCTCATTCAGAGCACAGAAACAAGAGGATaaactgaaacacagtcagacaaaatgaaaaacaaattataCTGAGATAGACAGAAAAGGATAGCTCCCAAATCAGTGTCTTCAATGATTCATCCTTTTGCATCTACATTTATTTCATGTAACTATATTCCTCACTCACTTCTGTCATAATTAAACAtcctttattacatttttccaTATGGAACTTTCCTTACACTAACACCTAATCTTGATGAGGAAGATCTTCAGGTACCTCCTAGTTCCAATTGTTCGTGCTGCCCTTCAATCATTAATGAAAAACAGACAGTAGctcacaaaatatataaataaaatataaagttgtGGACAGAATGTACTCTGCAAGCCTGTGGCGTTCACAATATAACTGTGGATCTTGTCCACAAGGTGTGTGTGACCTCATCTCTGCCTGCGCACAATTtaatatttctcttttaatgTTTAGTGTGGATCAAACAATCCTGCCCATGTTTAAAGAAAGACGGTGTAGGATTTTAAATTGTCTAACTTcaaattttgatttaaattcgactttttttttttcttctggtgACTCACACTCTCAATATAAGTCTtcctctcacacaaacacacatctgccCCCTTGTGGCCAAACGAATGCATCTTTAAAGCTGCAACTTCTCTGTTTTTGCTCACACAATGCTATTATAGTGTcattttttcagtgaaaaagctctGAAAACCCACTGTGTGTTACCTGCTCAACACCAAGAGGCAAATAGACACAGTTACTCGCTGGTGAACATCTTTGGAGCACATAGCATCTGAAAAACCAGATATTCCTCTAAGGAATTGGTAGAGGCCAAATatagagctaaaagagagtggcATACATTCATTATGGAGATGGAAACACAagtccaaatgaatgataatgttgcccTATAACTGCTGGGAGTGATTGGTGCTGGGTGAGTCCATCTCTCTCATGCTGTTCCTAGTATCATTAACATTCCTGTCACAGTCTCAACagctctctaccaactcctgaggaaaATATTTGACACTTTAGCTGCTAAATCCTAACCCTGACTCTAACCCAAAAGATGACAGAAGTAGCCTAATTGGAATACCTAACCATGAACAATGGCAGGCCAGCAGTCCTTGAACAACAACTCCAGATTGTGTATTTTTGAAGTAAAGGGCCTTCGGACCAATGAACATTTGTTTCGGGATGAAAGGCCATCAGACTAATGGGCTTTCGTTCCATTAGGACATTTTTCAAACTATTGAGGTTTCGGAATAATGGGTAGTCCCTCCACCATTT contains:
- the cript gene encoding cysteine-rich PDZ-binding protein, whose translation is MVCEKCEKKLGKVITPDTWKDGARNTTESGGRKLNENKMLTSKKARFDPYSKTGFATCRICKSSVHQSGSHYCQGCAYKKGICAMCGKKVLDTKNYKQTSV
- the pigf gene encoding phosphatidylinositol-glycan biosynthesis class F protein; translated protein: MWDHEIRAMASTHAIIAASVFMATVLPAVVMPGFSVYGAHLLWIYSVSAAVTAVSVAVFWLLGITPPTKKHTVGYKLSKLVRSCLYFFLSCLFFHTVLVLYGAPLIEFALETFSLAVLLTSLTTLRCLCVLGPNVQAWIRVFSRHGAMSVWDTCLQITVACTLVGAWLGAFPIPLDWDRPWQVWPVSCSLGGMIGFLTGLVAAPAWIHYHRKQLTYKCK